From a region of the Actinopolymorpha singaporensis genome:
- a CDS encoding PLP-dependent aminotransferase family protein encodes MAESWATSLDLHLDLAHRGRGLGAALTRELRDAVRGGRLTPGTRLPSSRALAADLGIARNTVADAYAELVAEGWLTARQGSGTVVAERVRSRRTRPRAVPEPAHPLLPGTTYNLMPGSSDLSAFPRTAWVAATRRAVTAAPSEAFGYQATSGRPELRKALADYLARARGVYADPSRILVCAGTMQGLWRMAEVLRAHGVRRVAVEAYGLPEHRSRLTGCGLRLSPLPHDEDGADPAPLPELGVQAALLTPSHHFPTGGALSPERRAQVIDWARAGGGVILEDDYDGEFRYDRQPVGALQGLDPEHVVYLGTASKSLAPGLRLGWMVLPERLVATAFELGLSPWQVSTVEQLTLAEFISSGDYDRHVRAMRTRYRRRRDRLVAALARAVPHVRVSGIAAGLHVLLEVPAGTEEQVVARARREGLGVAGLAPLTFGTPKPVRHAIIVGYGTPPDHLFPGALAALCRALAYPDERRRSRRGK; translated from the coding sequence ATGGCGGAATCGTGGGCCACTTCACTGGACCTCCACCTTGATCTCGCACACCGCGGTCGCGGGCTGGGCGCCGCGCTCACCCGGGAGTTGCGTGACGCCGTTCGAGGTGGCCGGCTCACACCGGGCACCCGGCTGCCGTCCTCGCGCGCGCTGGCCGCCGACCTGGGGATCGCCCGCAACACCGTGGCCGACGCCTACGCCGAACTCGTCGCCGAGGGCTGGCTCACGGCGCGCCAGGGTTCGGGCACGGTGGTCGCCGAGCGCGTGAGGTCGCGGCGCACGAGACCACGTGCCGTGCCCGAGCCGGCCCATCCCCTGCTGCCGGGTACGACCTACAACCTGATGCCGGGTTCGTCGGACCTGTCGGCCTTTCCCAGAACGGCCTGGGTCGCCGCGACCCGCCGGGCGGTGACGGCCGCACCCAGTGAGGCGTTCGGGTACCAGGCGACGTCGGGCCGGCCGGAGCTGCGCAAGGCGCTCGCCGACTATCTGGCCCGGGCGCGCGGGGTGTACGCGGACCCCTCGCGGATCCTGGTGTGCGCGGGCACCATGCAGGGCCTGTGGCGGATGGCCGAGGTGCTCCGCGCGCACGGTGTGCGGCGGGTCGCGGTGGAGGCGTACGGCCTGCCCGAACACCGCTCGCGGCTCACCGGTTGCGGGCTGCGCCTGTCGCCCCTCCCCCACGACGAGGACGGCGCGGACCCGGCGCCGCTGCCCGAACTCGGCGTACAGGCTGCGCTCCTGACACCATCGCACCACTTCCCCACCGGCGGGGCGCTGTCACCGGAGCGGCGCGCGCAGGTGATCGACTGGGCGCGGGCCGGTGGCGGCGTGATCCTGGAGGACGACTACGACGGTGAGTTCCGCTACGACCGCCAGCCGGTCGGCGCGTTGCAGGGCCTGGACCCCGAGCACGTCGTCTACCTGGGTACGGCCAGCAAGAGTCTCGCACCCGGCCTGCGCCTGGGCTGGATGGTCCTGCCGGAGCGGCTCGTCGCCACCGCGTTCGAACTCGGACTGTCCCCCTGGCAGGTGTCCACGGTCGAGCAGTTGACCCTGGCGGAGTTCATCTCCTCCGGCGACTACGACCGGCACGTACGCGCGATGCGGACCCGCTACCGGCGCCGTCGTGACCGCCTGGTCGCCGCGCTCGCACGGGCCGTGCCGCACGTCCGGGTCAGCGGGATCGCCGCGGGCCTGCACGTCCTGCTGGAGGTTCCGGCGGGTACGGAGGAGCAGGTGGTTGCGCGGGCGCGACGGGAAGGGCTAGGGGTGGCCGGACTCGCTCCCCTGACGTTCGGTACGCCGAAGCCGGTCCGGCACGCGATCATCGTGGGGTACGGCACTCCGCCGGACCATCTCTTTCCCGGTGCGCTCGCCGCACTGTGCCGGGCCCTCGCCTACCCCGACGAACGCCGGCGGAGCCGACGTGGGAAGTAG
- a CDS encoding carboxymuconolactone decarboxylase family protein, which produces MTQRINVYQHSPKVLSLLIKLSAEAAKDLDPKIKELVVLRASQINRCAYCIDMHTKDARAGGETEERIALVAAFEEADNFFTEKERAALALTEAVTMLTDGFVPDEVYERAAKHFDEKELAQLIWTIAVINTFNRLNVTARTEAGSYTPGQFAGQH; this is translated from the coding sequence ATGACACAGCGAATCAACGTTTACCAGCACTCGCCGAAGGTCCTCTCCCTGCTGATCAAGCTTTCCGCGGAGGCAGCCAAGGACCTGGATCCGAAGATCAAGGAACTCGTGGTGCTGCGTGCCTCGCAGATCAACCGTTGCGCTTACTGCATCGACATGCACACCAAGGACGCCCGTGCCGGCGGCGAGACCGAGGAGCGCATCGCGCTGGTGGCGGCGTTCGAGGAGGCGGACAACTTCTTCACCGAGAAGGAGCGGGCGGCGCTGGCGCTGACCGAGGCGGTCACGATGCTGACCGACGGCTTCGTGCCGGACGAGGTGTACGAGCGGGCGGCCAAGCACTTCGACGAGAAGGAACTCGCCCAGCTCATCTGGACGATCGCGGTGATCAACACGTTCAACCGGCTGAACGTCACCGCCCGGACCGAGGCCGGCAGCTACACGCCCGGGCAGTTCGCGGGTCAGCACTGA
- a CDS encoding isocitrate lyase/PEP mutase family protein: MSVDTFRALHHGRATGDPLILPGPWDVASARVFVDAGFPALATPSMAISASLGYPDGQGTPPTEMFAAIARIAHAVDVPVSADVEAGYGLPPAELVERVLDAGAVGVNLEDSDPATSELVEPKRQADYLAAVRAAAGDDLFVNARIDTYLRGATSPEAAIDRGKHYAAAGADAVYPIFAPPEQLRPLADGIGLPVNAAARPDGPSPRELGRLGATRITFGGGLHLRTLAALKSVAGQLTA; encoded by the coding sequence ATGTCCGTGGACACCTTCCGCGCACTCCACCACGGGCGGGCGACCGGAGATCCGCTGATCCTGCCCGGGCCGTGGGACGTGGCAAGTGCGAGGGTTTTCGTGGACGCGGGCTTTCCCGCCCTGGCCACGCCGAGCATGGCCATCTCTGCGTCACTCGGCTACCCCGACGGACAGGGGACGCCGCCGACGGAGATGTTCGCGGCGATCGCGCGGATCGCCCATGCGGTGGACGTCCCGGTGTCCGCCGACGTCGAGGCGGGCTACGGGCTACCGCCGGCCGAGCTCGTCGAACGCGTCCTCGATGCCGGAGCCGTCGGGGTCAACCTCGAGGACTCCGACCCGGCGACAAGCGAGCTGGTGGAGCCGAAGCGGCAGGCCGACTACCTGGCCGCGGTGCGCGCCGCGGCGGGCGACGACCTGTTCGTCAACGCCCGCATCGACACCTACCTGCGTGGCGCCACCTCACCGGAAGCGGCGATCGACCGCGGCAAGCACTACGCGGCGGCAGGCGCCGACGCGGTGTACCCCATCTTCGCTCCGCCGGAACAGCTGCGGCCGCTCGCCGACGGGATCGGCCTGCCTGTCAACGCTGCTGCCCGACCGGACGGCCCGTCCCCGCGGGAGCTGGGCCGGCTGGGCGCCACCCGCATCACCTTCGGCGGCGGTCTTCACCTGCGCACGTTGGCGGCGCTGAAGTCCGTCGCCGGGCAACTCACTGCCTGA
- a CDS encoding zinc-dependent alcohol dehydrogenase, with amino-acid sequence MKAAVWHGKRDVRVDEVPDPAIKEPTDAIIRTTTTAICGSDLHLYEVLTPFMTEGDILGHEPIGIVEEVGEQVTHIGPGDRVVIPFNISCGHCYMCERNLQSQCETTQVRDQDKGAAFFGYTKLYGQVPGGQAEYLRVPQAHYGPIKVPEGPSDERFVYLSDVLPTAWQAVAYGDVTSGSTVAVLGLGPIGQMSCRVAAHRGARKVIGVDLVPERLALAKKYGVETIDAGKGGVGDAIRDLTDGRGADTVIDAVGMEAHGAPFGKAAHQLVGMLPKPLAAAMTERGGVDRLSALHGAIDAVRRGGTISVSGVYGGMVDPMPMMQMFDKQVTMRMGQANVRRWVDELLPLVTGDGDPLGVEDFATHRLPLSEAPEAYRMFQRKEDGAVKILLTP; translated from the coding sequence GTGAAGGCAGCGGTGTGGCACGGTAAGCGAGACGTCCGCGTCGACGAGGTTCCCGACCCGGCCATCAAGGAACCCACCGATGCGATCATCCGGACGACGACGACCGCCATCTGCGGTTCCGACCTGCATCTGTACGAAGTGCTCACACCGTTCATGACCGAGGGCGACATCCTCGGCCACGAGCCGATCGGCATCGTGGAGGAGGTCGGCGAGCAGGTCACCCACATCGGGCCGGGCGACCGGGTGGTGATCCCCTTCAACATCTCCTGCGGCCACTGCTACATGTGCGAGCGGAACCTGCAGAGCCAGTGCGAGACGACGCAGGTGCGCGACCAGGACAAGGGTGCCGCGTTCTTCGGCTACACCAAGTTGTACGGCCAGGTGCCCGGCGGCCAGGCGGAGTACCTCCGCGTGCCCCAGGCACACTACGGGCCGATCAAGGTTCCGGAGGGCCCGTCCGATGAGCGCTTCGTCTATCTGTCCGACGTACTGCCGACCGCCTGGCAGGCGGTGGCGTACGGCGACGTGACCTCGGGCTCGACGGTCGCGGTGCTCGGTCTCGGGCCCATCGGTCAGATGTCGTGCCGGGTCGCCGCGCATCGGGGCGCGCGCAAGGTCATCGGCGTCGATCTCGTTCCCGAACGCTTAGCGCTGGCTAAGAAGTACGGCGTCGAGACCATCGACGCCGGCAAGGGTGGCGTCGGCGACGCGATCCGGGATCTCACCGACGGCCGCGGCGCGGACACGGTCATCGACGCGGTGGGAATGGAGGCGCACGGGGCGCCCTTCGGCAAGGCCGCCCACCAGCTCGTGGGCATGCTTCCCAAGCCGCTGGCGGCGGCGATGACCGAACGCGGCGGCGTCGACCGGCTCTCGGCACTGCACGGCGCGATCGACGCCGTACGGCGGGGTGGGACCATCTCGGTCAGCGGCGTGTACGGCGGAATGGTCGACCCGATGCCGATGATGCAGATGTTCGACAAGCAGGTCACCATGCGGATGGGGCAGGCCAACGTCCGGCGCTGGGTGGACGAGCTGCTCCCCCTGGTCACCGGGGACGGCGACCCGCTGGGCGTGGAGGACTTCGCCACCCACCGCCTTCCGCTGAGTGAGGCACCGGAGGCGTACCGGATGTTCCAGCGCAAGGAGGACGGCGCTGTCAAGATCTTGTTGACACCATAG
- a CDS encoding sodium:calcium antiporter, with amino-acid sequence MAYLLLAVSFALLLGGAVVFTNAVEWAGIRLGLGAGAVGSVLAATATALPESVIPIVAILSGDQSGQIAIGAILGAPFLLATLGMLVIGVSTHMFARRRDNDSKLAVHTPTTARDLIVFGVFIAVAGILGLIGNQSVNVVAAVVFLVAYGVYVWRTVGHGGEQQEEPRPLYFDPTKHDPPHNVTVVAQMLVGVAAIVGGAEVFVTQVEGIAHQVGISPLVLALVLAPLATELPEKTNSVLWTRRGKDALALGNVTGAMVFQSMVPVAVGLAFTPWSFTAPSTLAVGCALAGGGLALYAVLRSRQFTRLSMAAWGVLYAGFVAYVGLAA; translated from the coding sequence ATGGCCTACCTTCTGCTCGCCGTCTCCTTCGCGCTGTTGCTCGGCGGTGCCGTCGTGTTCACCAACGCCGTCGAGTGGGCGGGTATCCGGCTCGGACTCGGCGCGGGTGCGGTGGGCAGCGTCCTCGCCGCCACCGCGACCGCTCTGCCGGAGTCGGTGATCCCGATCGTCGCCATCCTCAGCGGTGACCAGTCCGGGCAGATCGCGATCGGTGCGATCCTCGGTGCGCCGTTCCTGTTGGCCACTCTGGGGATGCTGGTGATCGGTGTCTCCACCCACATGTTCGCGCGCAGGCGCGACAACGACTCCAAGCTCGCGGTGCACACCCCGACCACAGCCCGTGACCTCATCGTCTTCGGCGTCTTCATCGCCGTGGCGGGCATCCTGGGACTGATCGGCAACCAGTCGGTCAACGTCGTCGCGGCGGTGGTGTTCCTGGTCGCGTACGGCGTCTACGTCTGGCGAACGGTCGGGCACGGCGGCGAGCAACAGGAGGAGCCGCGCCCCCTGTACTTCGACCCGACCAAGCACGACCCCCCGCACAACGTCACCGTCGTCGCCCAGATGCTGGTCGGGGTGGCCGCCATCGTCGGCGGTGCCGAGGTGTTCGTCACCCAGGTGGAGGGCATCGCCCACCAGGTCGGCATCTCCCCGCTGGTCCTCGCACTCGTCCTCGCACCGCTTGCGACCGAGCTTCCGGAGAAGACCAACAGCGTCCTGTGGACGCGGCGAGGCAAAGACGCCCTGGCCCTGGGCAACGTCACAGGGGCGATGGTGTTCCAGTCGATGGTGCCGGTCGCGGTCGGACTCGCGTTCACGCCCTGGTCGTTCACCGCGCCGAGCACCCTGGCGGTCGGGTGTGCGCTCGCCGGCGGCGGGCTCGCGCTGTATGCCGTGCTACGCAGCCGGCAGTTCACCCGGCTCTCGATGGCAGCGTGGGGAGTGCTCTACGCCGGTTTCGTGGCCTACGTCGGACTGGCGGCGTGA
- a CDS encoding gas vesicle structural protein GvpA: MATATQGINRAPRPSSLADVLEVILDKGIVIDAYVRVAVVGIELLTIDARIVIASVDTYLRFAEAVNRLDMQPQGQVAGVPGLIREVTEGGAKYKTKGALSGVKDTAKEVISSFTGDDDEDESSTPRKRSSSRSGSRSRRSDDNG, encoded by the coding sequence ATGGCAACAGCGACGCAGGGCATCAACCGGGCGCCCCGACCCAGCAGCCTCGCGGACGTGCTCGAAGTCATCCTCGACAAGGGCATCGTCATCGACGCGTACGTCCGGGTGGCGGTGGTGGGGATCGAACTCCTCACCATCGACGCGCGAATCGTGATTGCGAGTGTGGACACCTACCTACGGTTCGCCGAGGCCGTCAACCGGCTCGACATGCAGCCGCAGGGACAGGTCGCGGGTGTCCCCGGCCTGATTCGCGAAGTCACCGAGGGCGGCGCCAAGTACAAGACGAAGGGCGCGCTGTCAGGCGTGAAGGACACCGCCAAGGAAGTGATCTCTTCCTTCACCGGCGATGACGACGAGGACGAGTCGAGTACGCCCCGCAAGCGTTCGTCGAGCCGCTCGGGTTCCCGTTCCCGTCGCAGCGACGACAACGGCTGA